One window of Chionomys nivalis chromosome 18, mChiNiv1.1, whole genome shotgun sequence genomic DNA carries:
- the Gstm3 gene encoding glutathione S-transferase Mu 3, whose protein sequence is MSTKSSMVLGYWDIRGLAHAIRMLLEYTDTNYEEKRYTCGEAPDYDRSQWLDVKFKLDLDFPNLPYLMDGKNKITQSNAILRYIARKHNMCGDTEEEKIRVDIMENQIMDFRMQLVRLCYNSDHESLKPQYLEQLPAQLKQFSLFLGKFSWFAGEKLTFVDFLTYDVLDQNRMFEPKCLDEFPNLKAFMCRFEALEKIAAFLQCDRFFKIPINNKMAKWGNKCLC, encoded by the exons ATGTCGACTAAATCGTCTATGGTTCTGGGTTACTGGGATATCCGCGGG CTGGCTCATGCCATCCGCATGCTCCTGGAGTATACTGATACCAACTATGAGGAGAAACGGTACACGTGTGGGGAAG CTCCTGACTATGATAGGAGCCAATGGCTGGACGTGAAATTCAAGCTAGATCTGGATTTTCCTAAC CTGCCCTACCTTATGGACGGGAAGAACAAGATCACGCAGAGTAACGCCATCTTGCGGTACATCGCGCGCAAGCACAACATGT GTGGGGACACTGAAGAAGAGAAGATAAGAGTGGACATCATGGAGAACCAGATAATGGACTTCCGCATGCAGCTGGTTCGCCTCTGCTACAATTCTGATCAC GAAAGCCTGAAGCCTCAGTACTTGGAGCAGCTCCCTGCACAGCTGAAGCAATTCTCATTGTTCCTGGGGAAGTTCTCATGGTTTGCAGGGGAAAAG CTTACCTTTGTGGACTTCCTCACCTATGATGTCCTGGACCAGAACCGGATGTTTGAGCCCAAGTGCCTGGATGAGTTCCCAAATCTGAAGGCTTTCATGTGCCGTTTTGAG GCTTTGGAGAAAATTGCTGCGTTCCTGCAGTGTGACCGCTTCTTCAAGATTCCAATCAACAACAAAATGGCCAAGTGGGGCAACAAGTGCTTATGCTGA
- the Eps8l3 gene encoding epidermal growth factor receptor kinase substrate 8-like protein 3, producing MSRPSSRAIYLHRKEYSQSMASEPTLLQHRVEHLMTCKLGTQRVREPKDALQKLQEMDAQGRVWSQDLLLQVRDGWLQLLDIETKENLDSYRLDNIKAMDVALNTCSYNSILSVTVQESGLPGTSTLLFQCQEVGAEQLRTSLQKALEEELEERPRYGALHPGQDRWKGYSPERSFPIQQAPPLEQRYSPERRFPPEQPHHMTPERSIPPSPRSLAHYPSAREPSDFTLPPPPRRAPSPEDLEIDEEVLNHLLADIELFAGRLKEAKAKDSRKKRKLGRKKKKAQNKITPAQYIDCFQKIKFSFNLLGKLALRLQETSAPEFVNLLFQTLRFILEQCPEDDLAAKVISPLLTPKAINLLQSCLSPPENTLWKSLGTAWTTSRADWIGDEPPPYQPTFSDGWQIPEPYFMEPLRNQDSISFRGSRMRSSLHFPPDEPYNHSEDSNLPSSSPIPADSTLKMQVLYEFEARNPRELTVAEGEILEVLDQSKRWWLVKNEAGRTGYIPSNILEPLPAGGPRNHRQSSFRAPMLRLSSKPDEVTAWLQAENFSTITVRTLGSLMGNQLLHMRPGELQMLCPQEAPRIQARLDAVRRMLGVRS from the exons ATGTCGCGGCCCAGCAGCAGAGCCATCTACT TGCACCGGAAGGAGTATTCCCAGAGCATGGCCTCAGAACCTACCCTCTTACAGCACAGAGTGGAG CATCTGATGACATGTAAGCTGGGGACACAGAGAGTCCGGGAACCGAAGGATGCTCTACAGAAGCTTCAGGAGATGGATGCACAGGGGCGAGTGTGGAGCCAAGACCTGCTCCTGCAGGTCAGAGATGGCTGGCTCCAGCTGCTGGACATCGAGACTAAG GAGAACCTGGATTCTTACCGCCTGGACAACATCAAGGCCATGGATGTAGCGCTCAACACCTGCTCCTATAACTCCATCCTGTCAGTCACTGTGCAGGAGTCTGGCCTGCCAGGCACCAGCACTTTGCTCTTCCAATGCCAGGAAGTAGGG GCAGAGCAACTGAGGACAAGCCTGCAGAAGGCCCTGGAGGAAGAACTAGAAGAAAG ACCTCGATATGGAGCCCTTCATCCAGGTCAGGACAGATGGAAGGGGTATTCTCCGGAAAGGTCATTCCCTATACAACAGGCACCCCCTCTGGAGCAGAGGTACTCTCCAGAACGGAG GTTTCCTCCAGAACAGCCACACCACATGACCCCAGAACGAA GCATCCCACCATCCCCAAGGTCCCTGGCACACTACCCAAGTGCCCGAGAACCAAGTGACTtcactctgcctcctcccccaagGCGTGCTCCATCTCCTGAGGACCTGGAGATCGATGAG GAGGTGCTGAACCATCTCCTGGCTGACATTGAGCTGTTCGCTGGAAGGCTGAAGGAGGCCAAGGCAAAGGACAGCCGTAAGAAGAGAAAacttggaaggaaaaagaagaaggctCAAAATA AGATAACACCAGCACAGTACATTGACTGTTTCCAAAAGATCAAGTTCAGCTTCAACCTCCTG GGGAAGCTGGCCTTAAGGCTGCAGGAAACAAGTGCCCCTGAGTTCGTGAACCTCCTCTTCCAAACCCTGAGATTC ATCCTGGAACAGTGCCCTGAAGATGACCTTGCAGCTAAAGTGATCTCACCCCTCCTCACCCCCAAAGCCATAAACCTGCTACAGTCCTGTCTAAGCCCACCCGAAAATACTCTCTGGAAGTCGCTAGGCACAGCCTGGACCACCAGCCG GGCTGACTGGATAGGCGATGAACCACCACCCTACCAACCCACATTCTCCGATGGCTGGCAGATTCCAGAGCCCTACTTCATG GAACCCCTAAGAAACCAGGATTCTATTTCCTTCCG AGGTTCTAGGATGAGGAGCAGCCTGCACTTCCCTCCAGATGAGCCATACAACCATAGCGAGGACTCAAACCTCCCATCCTCCAGTCCCATACCTGCCGACTCCACCCTGAAAATGCAAGTCCtgtatgagtttgaagccaggaaTCCACGGGAACTGACTGTGGCCGAGGGGGAGATTCTGGAG GTCCTGGACCAGAGCAAGCGTTGGTGGCTGGTGAAGAATGAAGCAGGACGGACGGGTTACATTCCCAGCAACATCCTGGAGCCCCTGCCTGCTGGAGGCCCTAGAAACCACAGACAATCATCCTTTAGG GCTCCAATGCTTCGTCTTAGCTCAAAGCCCGATGAAGTCACAGCTTGGCTACAAGCGGAGAACTTCTCCACCAT CACCGTAAGGACCCTGGGGTCCCTGATGGGGAACCAGCTACTTCACATGAGACCAGGGGAGCTGCAGATGCTGTGCCCACAGGAGGCCCCACGGATCCAGGCCCGGCTGGATGCTGTTAGAAGGATGCTGGGGGTGAGGTCCTGA